One window of the Tissierella sp. genome contains the following:
- a CDS encoding radical SAM protein: MHLNNLKVLTKMSFDRAVIDSLYKMYNIFKEDSNFNIHKYIKLISSMLRGEKIVNFEDKYIISAFLPPFPSRAFYTNIMAVEKAENIFTQQIQAKRSAPISMYLSLTNKCPNNCVYCSAKNRIDEKDLTTEEWINIINDIQDMKTPIIGLTGGEPMVREDIFDIVGAIDDRSISTLFTSGYNLTFDKAKELKDRGLFSIGISLDSYDKEKHNHNRNSPKAHDFALNAIENSRKVGLYTLAQTVVLKEEIDQEELFKLFKLAKESGAHEVKILEPILSGKLLTEKDLSKVLYSTEDRKRLIDIQHKANKKSDLPKITTFAYTESEEKYGCGAGAQHSYISASGQLYPCDFVPMNFGYIGEKRINELWKEMNEIIGMPKIGCFAQKVNAEVYSKAGGELPLCKEESIAICKKCKSNKLPEYYRNLQ, translated from the coding sequence GTGCATTTAAATAATTTAAAAGTTTTGACGAAGATGTCCTTTGATAGGGCTGTCATTGATTCTCTATACAAGATGTATAATATTTTCAAAGAAGATAGTAATTTCAATATACATAAATATATTAAATTAATTTCAAGTATGTTAAGGGGAGAGAAAATAGTAAACTTTGAGGATAAATATATAATAAGTGCTTTCCTACCTCCATTTCCTTCAAGAGCATTTTATACAAATATAATGGCTGTTGAGAAAGCAGAAAACATATTTACTCAACAAATACAGGCAAAGAGATCTGCTCCCATTTCTATGTATCTAAGCTTAACAAATAAATGTCCTAATAACTGTGTTTATTGTAGTGCTAAAAACAGAATAGATGAAAAGGATTTAACTACGGAAGAATGGATTAATATTATTAATGATATCCAAGACATGAAAACTCCTATTATAGGCCTCACTGGAGGAGAGCCTATGGTAAGAGAAGATATATTTGATATAGTAGGTGCTATAGATGATAGAAGTATATCTACTTTATTTACTAGTGGATATAATTTGACATTTGATAAGGCTAAGGAATTAAAAGATAGAGGATTATTTAGTATTGGAATAAGCCTTGATTCATATGATAAGGAAAAGCATAATCATAATAGAAATAGCCCCAAGGCACATGATTTTGCTCTAAATGCTATTGAAAATTCAAGAAAAGTAGGTCTTTATACTCTAGCACAAACAGTTGTCCTAAAAGAAGAAATAGACCAAGAGGAACTCTTTAAATTATTTAAATTAGCGAAAGAAAGTGGTGCTCATGAAGTAAAAATATTAGAGCCTATTTTAAGTGGAAAGCTTCTAACTGAAAAAGATTTGAGTAAAGTGCTATATAGCACTGAAGATAGAAAAAGATTAATAGATATACAGCATAAAGCCAATAAAAAGAGTGATCTCCCTAAGATTACAACCTTTGCATATACAGAAAGCGAAGAGAAATACGGTTGTGGTGCTGGGGCACAACACTCATATATTAGTGCTTCTGGGCAGCTATATCCATGTGATTTTGTACCAATGAATTTTGGATACATAGGTGAAAAAAGAATAAATGAATTATGGAAAGAAATGAATGAAATAATAGGAATGCCAAAGATCGGATGTTTTGCTCAAAAAGTAAATGCAGAAGTCTATAGTAAGGCAGGAGGAGAGCTACCATTGTGTAAGGAAGAATCTATAGCCATCTGCAAAAAATGCAAATCAAATAAATTACCTGAGTATTATAGGAATCTTCAATAG
- a CDS encoding DNA topoisomerase: MKKVIIAEKPSVAKNIADALNIKLRKDGYFEGEDYIITWAFGHLLQLFDAKDYDENMKGWRMDKFPFIPEKFQYKIKCHNTDRNSVDKGAEKQLNTIKGLIDRTDVDAIISATDFDREGQVIGDELFIYFNEKKPVFRMLLNEWTEDEVKKGIANLKPNEEMQTLQDAGIGRQLADWIIGINLTSVATLRYSTDNKKILNIGRVLLPTLKIIYDRDKEIETFESSTYYKLIARFKTKDNEEFEGLYYESDNEKFDDKKTLEDISKVLKDNNAEIIEKQIDKKRDYAPLLFNLTNLQGYVTSKYKGWTSDKVLKVAQSLYENKFITYPRTGSVALEESLKEKTEKVLNVLKKGLPYVNQIEFVDNKRVFDNTKVEGHSAITPTYIKPTKLNNDESVVYNAIKDRFIMQFLPIAEYEETKLVSKANEDAIKGIFISKGKVQIVEGWRVVEKTENKDTILPMVSEREIVNVVDSNVNSVTKKPPKLHIEKTLLRIMETCGKNFKDEEDTENTEEMMASILSGFSIGTPATRAETIKKLKDIGYIQTKGKSLTCTELGRTIVEIFPCKELLDLEYTGRLEKTLSDIEKNRFNKEEFLNMIKDFTIDAVNAIKNDTSMLSKFKVELEDGVESIGKCPTCGNDVVENEKNFGCINWKNGCKFTIWKEDKYIQSFGKKVSKEMVELLLVNGKVGFRNLKSRKGKIFSAYFKYVYKEETGYYNWEIEFIS; the protein is encoded by the coding sequence TTGAAAAAAGTAATCATAGCAGAAAAACCCTCAGTAGCAAAAAACATAGCTGATGCTCTAAATATCAAATTAAGAAAAGATGGCTATTTTGAAGGAGAAGACTATATCATTACATGGGCTTTTGGTCATTTGTTACAGTTATTTGACGCAAAAGACTACGATGAAAATATGAAAGGTTGGAGAATGGATAAGTTTCCCTTTATTCCAGAGAAATTTCAATACAAGATAAAATGCCATAATACTGATAGAAATTCAGTGGATAAGGGTGCAGAAAAACAACTTAATACAATAAAAGGACTTATTGATAGAACTGATGTTGATGCAATTATATCTGCCACAGATTTTGATAGAGAAGGGCAGGTTATTGGGGATGAATTATTTATCTATTTCAATGAGAAAAAGCCTGTATTCAGAATGTTATTGAACGAGTGGACAGAAGACGAAGTGAAAAAGGGTATTGCAAATTTAAAACCTAATGAAGAAATGCAAACACTTCAAGATGCAGGTATTGGAAGACAATTGGCAGATTGGATTATAGGAATAAATTTAACTTCTGTAGCAACATTAAGATATAGCACTGATAATAAGAAAATATTAAACATAGGCCGAGTACTGTTACCAACATTAAAGATTATTTATGATAGAGATAAGGAAATAGAAACATTTGAATCTTCAACTTATTATAAGTTAATAGCAAGATTTAAAACAAAAGATAATGAGGAATTTGAAGGACTTTATTATGAATCTGACAATGAGAAATTTGATGATAAAAAAACACTAGAAGATATAAGTAAAGTTTTAAAAGATAATAATGCAGAAATTATAGAAAAACAAATAGATAAGAAAAGAGATTATGCACCTCTGTTATTCAATCTAACAAATTTACAAGGATATGTAACCAGCAAGTATAAAGGATGGACATCTGATAAGGTATTAAAAGTGGCACAATCCCTATATGAGAATAAGTTTATTACATATCCTAGGACTGGCAGTGTTGCATTAGAGGAAAGTTTAAAAGAAAAAACTGAGAAAGTATTGAATGTATTGAAGAAGGGTTTACCATATGTAAATCAAATTGAATTTGTTGATAACAAAAGGGTGTTTGATAATACAAAGGTAGAAGGCCATAGTGCCATAACTCCAACCTATATTAAGCCAACTAAATTGAATAATGATGAATCTGTTGTATATAATGCAATTAAAGATAGATTTATAATGCAATTTTTACCTATTGCTGAGTATGAAGAGACTAAACTTGTATCAAAAGCAAATGAGGATGCTATTAAAGGTATATTTATTTCAAAGGGAAAGGTTCAGATAGTAGAAGGATGGCGTGTTGTTGAGAAAACAGAAAACAAGGACACTATTTTACCAATGGTTTCTGAAAGAGAAATCGTAAATGTCGTAGATAGCAATGTAAATTCAGTAACTAAAAAGCCTCCTAAACTTCATATTGAAAAGACACTTTTAAGGATTATGGAGACATGTGGTAAGAATTTTAAAGATGAAGAAGATACAGAAAATACTGAAGAAATGATGGCTTCTATCTTAAGTGGCTTTTCTATTGGAACTCCTGCTACTAGAGCAGAGACCATAAAAAAATTGAAAGATATAGGATATATACAAACAAAAGGTAAAAGTCTAACTTGCACAGAGCTTGGTAGAACAATAGTTGAAATATTTCCATGCAAGGAATTATTAGATTTAGAATATACTGGCAGGTTAGAAAAAACATTATCCGATATAGAAAAAAACAGGTTTAATAAAGAAGAATTCTTGAATATGATTAAGGATTTTACCATAGATGCAGTAAATGCTATAAAAAATGATACATCTATGTTAAGTAAATTTAAGGTTGAGTTAGAAGATGGAGTAGAGAGCATAGGTAAATGTCCTACATGTGGAAATGATGTAGTAGAAAATGAAAAAAACTTTGGGTGTATTAATTGGAAGAATGGCTGTAAATTCACAATTTGGAAAGAGGATAAATATATTCAATCTTTTGGTAAGAAGGTTTCTAAGGAAATGGTAGAACTACTATTAGTGAATGGTAAGGTTGGGTTTAGAAATTTAAAAAGCAGAAAAGGAAAAATATTTTCTGCTTATTTTAAATATGTTTATAAAGAGGAAACTGGTTATTATAATTGGGAAATAGAGTTTATAAGCTAA
- a CDS encoding transglutaminase domain-containing protein, with amino-acid sequence MNKLSSNKQAFMLNTIYIVFVFSLVYMLALGIGLDLNITLQLLIILLESALVKFFLLYPLVLYGLLVLSFISSILVNHYITPFIPDFLERSYFLISNIIDNLQGKENIATSNLLPFWIILIALVSLFTANILFKAKNIYLLLPLYIGAFIYYWYAFYDQAYLMIAIFLLGFFILMGMNRYNKKELDSQSVSSDDYDRTYNLWIGTAIKYSILIVVLALILPKSNNYIQWPWLQHKIYTKFPIVEELRSYNNFLRSSGHAYLFDFSTTGYQGTTSRLGGPVVLNSRKIMSVYADGPTYLRGNVKKSYTGNSWVNTETFWEDYSLRQDFSKLSLFDKEMYYDESDITIVNHSFASTTLFSPYKPSAVFYNGNHKVKVSSDETMFFDNGVYQRESYLIKIQKPLSYEKIVSLGILNKKDQVKNLDSYLHLPEDKITERTKNLVKEIVKDSKDDFEKAVAIETYLRKNYQYSIDVDEVPNNQEFIDYFLFEGKEGYCTYYATAMAIMLRLEGIPSRYIEGYLAQDLVEPGLYEVKHENAHTWVEAFIEPVGWMTFESTPAYSIEPRFIENSPIIDSSVNPEKVNENQNNVIRDVGEDIFENSTDIEDGKINPSNNTDQTDNATDISKNNIMIFIGILLLFIPVKFIITFILFNYKELNSQKLNNKERIVYLYNQILQLAELLGHPQKHGETHFDYSNRVAHRFSKFDEKGIKEITEIFVKSKYSNSPTFNEDVQSLIEYRKSMENHLRKNWGPLLYFYRKYLGFGYMKN; translated from the coding sequence ATGAATAAACTTTCATCTAATAAACAAGCATTTATGCTTAATACAATTTACATAGTTTTTGTCTTTTCTCTTGTATATATGCTAGCTCTGGGAATAGGATTAGATTTAAACATTACACTACAACTACTCATTATCTTATTAGAAAGTGCTTTAGTTAAGTTTTTTCTTTTATATCCTTTGGTGCTTTATGGCCTATTAGTACTTAGCTTTATTTCTTCTATTTTAGTAAACCATTACATTACTCCCTTTATTCCCGATTTCTTAGAGAGGTCTTACTTTTTAATTTCTAATATAATAGATAATCTCCAAGGCAAAGAAAATATTGCTACATCTAATCTATTACCATTTTGGATAATCCTCATAGCTTTAGTAAGCCTCTTCACTGCAAATATACTATTTAAAGCAAAAAATATTTACTTGCTTCTTCCTCTATATATTGGAGCTTTTATATATTATTGGTATGCTTTCTATGATCAAGCTTATTTGATGATTGCTATCTTTTTACTAGGCTTTTTTATTTTAATGGGGATGAATAGATACAACAAAAAAGAACTTGACTCTCAAAGTGTCAGTTCTGATGATTATGATAGAACTTATAATCTTTGGATTGGGACAGCCATTAAATATAGTATTTTGATTGTTGTTTTAGCCCTTATACTTCCTAAAAGTAATAACTATATTCAATGGCCATGGCTTCAACATAAAATCTATACAAAATTCCCTATTGTAGAAGAATTGCGTTCCTATAATAATTTTTTGAGAAGTTCAGGTCATGCTTATCTCTTTGATTTTTCCACAACTGGCTATCAAGGAACGACATCACGATTAGGAGGTCCAGTAGTCTTAAATAGTAGAAAAATAATGTCTGTATACGCTGATGGCCCTACTTATTTGCGTGGAAATGTAAAGAAAAGCTACACTGGGAATTCCTGGGTGAATACTGAGACTTTTTGGGAAGATTATTCTTTACGACAAGATTTTAGCAAGCTTTCACTATTTGATAAGGAAATGTACTACGATGAATCAGATATTACCATTGTCAATCATTCTTTTGCCTCAACTACACTATTTTCTCCCTATAAGCCATCAGCAGTTTTTTATAATGGCAATCATAAAGTCAAGGTCAGTTCTGATGAAACCATGTTTTTTGATAATGGTGTTTACCAAAGGGAGTCTTACTTAATCAAAATACAAAAACCTCTTTCCTATGAAAAAATAGTATCTCTAGGGATTCTTAATAAAAAGGATCAAGTGAAAAATCTAGATTCTTATTTACATCTGCCTGAGGACAAAATAACCGAAAGGACAAAAAACTTAGTAAAGGAGATTGTAAAAGATTCAAAAGATGACTTTGAAAAGGCTGTTGCTATTGAGACTTATCTTAGAAAGAATTATCAATATAGTATAGATGTAGATGAAGTGCCTAACAATCAAGAATTCATTGATTATTTTCTCTTTGAAGGAAAAGAAGGATACTGTACTTATTATGCAACTGCTATGGCTATTATGCTTAGATTAGAAGGTATTCCAAGCAGATACATAGAGGGCTATTTGGCTCAAGATTTAGTAGAGCCTGGATTATATGAAGTAAAACATGAAAATGCTCATACTTGGGTTGAAGCATTTATAGAGCCTGTTGGTTGGATGACATTTGAATCCACACCAGCTTATTCTATAGAACCAAGATTTATAGAAAATAGCCCAATTATAGATAGCAGTGTAAATCCGGAAAAAGTAAATGAAAATCAAAATAATGTCATTAGGGATGTAGGAGAAGATATATTTGAAAATTCTACTGATATAGAAGATGGTAAAATAAATCCTAGTAATAATACAGATCAAACAGATAACGCTACAGATATATCTAAAAATAATATAATGATATTTATAGGAATTTTATTATTATTTATACCAGTGAAGTTTATAATTACTTTCATACTATTTAATTATAAGGAATTGAATTCTCAAAAATTAAATAATAAAGAAAGGATAGTCTATCTATATAATCAGATACTTCAACTTGCGGAACTACTTGGCCATCCACAAAAACATGGTGAAACACATTTTGACTACTCTAATCGTGTAGCACATAGGTTTTCTAAATTTGATGAAAAGGGAATAAAAGAAATCACAGAAATATTTGTAAAGAGTAAATATAGCAACTCTCCTACATTCAACGAAGATGTACAAAGCCTAATTGAATATAGAAAGAGTATGGAAAACCACCTAAGAAAAAATTGGGGTCCTCTTCTCTACTTTTATCGCAAATATCTAGGATTTGGATATATGAAAAATTGA
- a CDS encoding DUF58 domain-containing protein produces MTSFKYWKLFIIFIIFAFVVLVGGDMPYFILYISLLALLLPLIHCIYIIRKISGNISIPSGSLFIGDNIDIEYTIENNSPFPIPFMEIQSYISEELTGIKSPKIILSLDKRQAYSEKERLVLRKRGSYDIGDIEVNVRDIFGFYSFKKKLSSETSLIVYPEIVNLSTFKVIVSQQSGELLVHNSAFQDRSRTTSFRNYREGDSIKQIHWKLSSKSDNLIIKDFENRGDTNAIILIDNYKELYLKDVNRQIEDKVAHTALSLINYFLNQNVEVILETQNSEAPIVIQGQHKSDIKPFIEVLARFKGNGLHSFTSIYSSKIEYIKKGSTIIIITPHLDKEMGAYGIDLKMKGLKPLFIAITDIENKNGYIDLLVKKRLNEDGITVYIIDHYTSIKEALEVTHE; encoded by the coding sequence ATGACTAGCTTTAAATATTGGAAACTTTTTATCATTTTTATTATATTTGCTTTTGTAGTATTAGTTGGTGGTGATATGCCATATTTTATTTTATATATATCTCTACTAGCTCTATTACTTCCTTTAATTCATTGTATATATATAATTAGAAAAATCAGTGGAAATATTAGTATTCCATCTGGTTCTCTATTTATTGGAGACAATATAGATATAGAGTATACAATAGAAAATAATAGCCCTTTTCCTATTCCTTTTATGGAAATACAAAGCTATATTTCTGAGGAATTAACAGGAATAAAATCTCCTAAGATAATCTTATCTCTTGATAAGAGACAAGCTTATTCAGAGAAGGAGAGATTGGTATTAAGGAAAAGGGGTTCCTATGATATTGGTGATATTGAAGTTAATGTACGAGATATCTTTGGGTTTTATTCTTTTAAAAAGAAACTATCCAGTGAAACATCTCTTATTGTATATCCTGAAATAGTTAATCTATCTACTTTTAAAGTAATTGTTAGTCAACAATCAGGGGAATTGTTAGTACATAATTCTGCTTTCCAAGACCGAAGTCGAACTACTTCTTTTCGAAATTATAGAGAAGGTGATTCTATAAAACAAATACATTGGAAGCTATCATCAAAATCTGATAATCTAATTATTAAAGATTTTGAAAATCGAGGAGATACAAATGCAATAATATTAATCGATAATTATAAGGAACTATATTTAAAAGATGTAAATCGTCAAATAGAAGATAAGGTAGCACATACTGCACTTAGTCTTATTAATTATTTTTTAAATCAAAATGTAGAAGTCATTTTAGAGACTCAAAATAGTGAGGCTCCAATTGTAATTCAAGGCCAGCATAAATCTGATATAAAACCTTTTATTGAAGTATTAGCAAGGTTTAAGGGTAATGGTTTACATAGTTTTACATCTATTTATTCATCAAAAATTGAATATATCAAAAAAGGTTCAACCATTATCATTATTACTCCACATTTAGATAAAGAAATGGGAGCTTATGGAATTGATTTAAAAATGAAAGGTCTAAAGCCCTTATTCATAGCTATTACAGATATAGAAAATAAAAATGGATATATAGACCTATTGGTTAAGAAAAGGTTGAATGAAGATGGAATTACAGTATACATTATAGACCACTATACAAGTATAAAAGAAGCTTTGGAGGTTACCCATGAATAA
- a CDS encoding MoxR family ATPase — MFNENALRILDNLKKVIIGKDQVLEKVIIALLARGHLLIEDIPGVGKTTLVKSLAKSMNLSYKRVQFTPDLMPSDIVGISVYDKNTGTFHFKKGPIFNQIFLADEINRTSPKTQSSLLQAMEEGEISTEDNHYILEKPFMVLATQNPLEFQGTFPLPEAQLDRFLMRLSMGYPDKPNEIEILKNYQTIKNLDSIEAVVSQEDILEMQSMTDQVTVHNDIMDYIVNIANTTRNYKDLQLGVSPRASIDLLKASKAKAFLSGRDYVIPDDVKEMVIPVLGHRLILSSEARIERKNIDDILNGVIKNIFIPVIVND, encoded by the coding sequence ATGTTTAATGAAAATGCTTTAAGGATTTTAGACAATTTGAAAAAAGTAATAATAGGAAAAGATCAAGTCTTGGAAAAGGTTATAATCGCATTACTTGCTCGTGGACATCTATTGATTGAAGATATACCAGGAGTAGGAAAAACAACCTTGGTTAAGTCTCTTGCAAAAAGTATGAACTTATCCTATAAGAGGGTACAATTTACTCCAGATTTAATGCCTTCAGATATTGTAGGTATTAGTGTTTATGATAAAAACACAGGTACATTTCATTTTAAAAAAGGTCCTATCTTTAACCAAATATTTCTTGCTGATGAAATTAATAGAACCTCTCCAAAAACTCAATCTAGTCTCTTGCAGGCTATGGAAGAAGGAGAAATATCTACTGAAGACAATCATTATATTTTAGAAAAACCCTTTATGGTACTAGCAACTCAAAACCCATTGGAATTTCAAGGTACTTTCCCATTACCAGAGGCACAATTGGATAGATTTCTAATGAGATTATCTATGGGATACCCAGATAAACCTAATGAAATAGAAATACTAAAAAACTATCAAACTATTAAGAACCTGGATTCCATTGAAGCTGTAGTATCTCAGGAAGATATATTAGAAATGCAGAGCATGACTGATCAAGTAACAGTACATAATGACATAATGGATTACATAGTAAATATCGCTAATACTACAAGGAATTATAAAGACCTACAGTTAGGGGTTAGTCCAAGAGCTTCTATTGACTTATTAAAAGCATCTAAAGCTAAAGCATTTTTATCTGGACGAGACTATGTCATACCAGATGATGTAAAAGAAATGGTAATCCCTGTACTTGGACATAGATTAATTCTTTCATCTGAAGCTAGAATTGAACGAAAGAACATTGATGATATATTAAATGGAGTTATAAAAAATATATTTATCCCGGTGATAGTAAATGACTAG
- a CDS encoding DUF1657 domain-containing protein: MTVQSDLQQAIASCEAMKGSYSMMAQATEDNQAKNMFNRMGTEVESHLQFLNTRLDYLNQNNTLNQQQ; encoded by the coding sequence ATGACAGTACAAAGTGATTTACAACAAGCAATTGCCTCTTGTGAAGCAATGAAAGGCAGTTATAGTATGATGGCTCAAGCAACAGAGGATAATCAAGCTAAAAACATGTTCAATAGAATGGGAACTGAAGTAGAAAGTCATCTTCAATTTCTAAATACTAGATTAGACTATCTGAATCAAAATAATACTTTAAATCAGCAACAGTAG
- a CDS encoding trypsin-like peptidase domain-containing protein — protein sequence MRRSALRFPCQFIVIILLFTFIMIPNVEAKSGLENIVLDTRSLAMINKPGVVLVQTVWTADLTLYEFAFTSGFEDDLTNAVGSLVESGEIPNTEQAMYSVMVQLMIENMASYIFTTGNTYVEEASTAAVGTGFIVTPDGYLITNAHVVATNEEELYYNFVVNTLQDYAIEGTNSFASEMRTVGYDMSQEEIDGLMNAFYNILSYQIDINNLQTSYQCYLGNVIPGSDVSAKGVGLDLRKMGVPIPGKDVAILKIDKTNLPTVTLGDDTKLRTGDKVYAMGYPAVATLSDALNVAQAIQEPTLTSGIISARKEMSGGWSILQTDAAIHGGNSGGPLFNEAGEVIGINTFGMLDQNSGAQVAGMNFAVPISVVNQFLNEINVKPIESQFTTQYKKALSFFQGEKYSEALDILRGLNETNPGYPVVAELLAEARSLADQQPKGEPTNAVPTISTNIEIDENTTNMKRILLIVGGAISIIVLILVIVFLVTSKKRRKSKEDIISVDSTPKPKSLDSNSKNCVKCGKTLSIDSRFCSGCGYDFSSQNQYPSNCVKCNQPIEASDKFCKGCGTKVDEVVKDTN from the coding sequence TTGAGAAGATCTGCATTACGATTTCCTTGTCAGTTTATAGTCATTATATTATTATTTACATTTATTATGATACCTAATGTTGAAGCAAAATCTGGGCTAGAAAACATAGTTTTAGATACTCGTTCTCTAGCAATGATAAATAAGCCTGGGGTAGTATTAGTTCAAACAGTTTGGACGGCGGACCTTACATTATACGAATTTGCTTTTACAAGTGGATTTGAAGATGATTTAACCAATGCAGTTGGTAGTTTGGTAGAAAGCGGTGAAATTCCAAATACTGAACAGGCTATGTATTCAGTAATGGTGCAATTAATGATTGAGAACATGGCTTCATATATCTTTACTACAGGAAATACTTATGTGGAGGAAGCTAGCACTGCTGCTGTAGGAACAGGATTTATTGTTACTCCTGATGGCTATTTGATTACAAATGCTCATGTGGTAGCTACAAATGAAGAAGAATTATATTATAACTTCGTTGTAAATACACTTCAAGATTATGCCATTGAAGGCACCAATAGTTTTGCATCAGAAATGAGAACTGTGGGTTATGACATGAGTCAAGAAGAAATTGATGGACTAATGAATGCATTTTATAATATTTTATCTTATCAAATTGATATTAATAATCTTCAAACAAGCTACCAGTGTTATTTAGGTAATGTAATCCCAGGCTCAGATGTTAGTGCTAAAGGTGTAGGACTTGATTTGCGTAAAATGGGTGTACCTATCCCTGGTAAAGATGTAGCTATATTGAAGATAGATAAAACAAATTTACCTACTGTTACATTAGGAGATGATACGAAATTACGTACAGGGGATAAGGTCTATGCCATGGGTTATCCTGCAGTTGCTACCTTGTCTGATGCACTAAATGTAGCACAGGCAATTCAAGAACCGACACTAACTAGTGGAATTATTTCTGCCCGTAAAGAAATGTCAGGAGGTTGGAGTATTCTTCAAACAGATGCAGCAATCCATGGAGGGAATTCTGGAGGGCCATTATTTAACGAAGCTGGAGAGGTAATTGGCATCAATACATTTGGTATGCTTGATCAAAATAGTGGGGCTCAAGTTGCTGGTATGAATTTTGCAGTCCCTATTAGCGTGGTAAATCAATTTTTGAATGAGATAAATGTTAAACCAATTGAGAGCCAGTTCACAACTCAATACAAAAAAGCTTTATCATTTTTTCAAGGTGAAAAATATTCAGAAGCCTTAGATATATTACGTGGATTAAACGAGACAAATCCGGGGTATCCAGTAGTAGCGGAATTGCTTGCAGAAGCTCGTTCTTTGGCAGATCAACAACCAAAAGGTGAGCCGACTAATGCTGTCCCTACAATATCAACTAATATAGAAATTGATGAAAATACAACTAATATGAAAAGAATCTTATTAATTGTAGGTGGTGCAATAAGTATAATAGTATTGATTTTAGTCATAGTATTTTTAGTTACTAGCAAGAAAAGAAGGAAATCTAAGGAAGATATAATATCAGTAGATTCTACACCTAAGCCTAAGAGTTTAGATAGTAATAGCAAGAATTGTGTTAAATGTGGTAAAACACTATCAATAGATTCAAGATTTTGTAGTGGATGTGGATATGATTTTTCTTCCCAAAATCAATATCCTAGTAACTGTGTAAAATGTAATCAACCAATTGAAGCAAGTGATAAGTTTTGTAAAGGATGTGGAACAAAGGTTGATGAAGTGGTTAAAGATACTAATTAA
- a CDS encoding adenine phosphoribosyltransferase, which yields MDLKSKIRVIEDFPEKGISFKDITTLTKDKDAFKEVVDLIVSDLEDKEVDYIAGPEARGFLLGAAVAYALGVGFIPVRKPGKLPAETISHEYELEYGSNTLEIHRDAIEEGKRIAIVDDLLATGGTVLSATKLIESIGGEVVALEFLIELEFLKGRDKLEKYHVNSLVKYDE from the coding sequence TTGGATCTTAAATCTAAAATTAGAGTAATCGAGGATTTTCCAGAGAAAGGTATTAGTTTTAAGGATATAACTACTTTGACTAAGGATAAGGACGCATTTAAAGAAGTTGTTGACCTTATAGTATCCGATTTAGAGGATAAAGAAGTGGACTACATAGCAGGTCCAGAAGCTAGAGGATTTTTATTAGGTGCAGCAGTGGCTTATGCTTTAGGCGTTGGATTTATTCCTGTTAGGAAACCTGGGAAATTACCAGCTGAAACCATTAGTCATGAATATGAATTAGAATATGGTAGCAATACTCTTGAAATACATCGTGATGCAATAGAAGAAGGCAAAAGAATTGCCATAGTAGACGATCTACTAGCTACAGGAGGCACGGTATTATCAGCTACAAAGTTAATAGAGTCAATAGGTGGAGAAGTCGTTGCATTAGAATTTTTAATTGAACTTGAGTTTCTAAAAGGAAGAGATAAACTAGAAAAGTATCATGTTAATTCCTTGGTTAAATATGATGAATAG